In Fundulus heteroclitus isolate FHET01 chromosome 17, MU-UCD_Fhet_4.1, whole genome shotgun sequence, the following are encoded in one genomic region:
- the mrpl42 gene encoding 39S ribosomal protein L42, mitochondrial produces MASGHLCRLHSVFSRLSYGATPRNVQTCLVPLRQKSGVDASSPQGHNCDPEIGVTSDGRTIVCFHPAVDVPYELTQPIERPDPLGNQAESHDQVLRAQLSKEVLKDKQGPTIEELSKMFFTTKHRFYPKGQYHRRRINKNPPKDR; encoded by the exons ATGGCGTCGGGTCATTTGTGCAGGCTGCACAGTGTTTTCTCGCGACTCTCATACGGCGCTACCCCGCGAAATGTGCAAA CTTGTTTGGTGCCACTTCGACAGAAGTCCGGTGTTGACGCTTCGTCTCCTCAAGGCCATAactg TGACCCGGAAATAGGTGTCACTTCAGATGGGAGAACTATAGTATGCTTCCATCCCGCTGTCGACGTTCCCTACGAGCTCACTCAG CCCATAGAGCGACCGGACCCTCTGGGCAACCAAGCCGAATCCCACGATCAGGTTCTGAGAGCCCAGCTCAGCAAAGAGGTGCTGAAGGACAAACAGGGGCCGACTATAGAGGAGCTGAGCAAGATGTTTTTCACCACGAAACACCGGTTTTATCCGAAGGGACA GTATCACAGGAGGCGCATCAATAAGAACCCCCCAAAGGACAGATAA
- the ube2nb gene encoding ubiquitin-conjugating enzyme E2Nb, producing the protein MAGLPRRIIKETQRLMAEPVPGITATPDEGNARYFHVVIAGPQDSPFEGGTFKLELFLPEEYPMAAPKVRFMTKIYHPNVDKLGRICLDILKDKWSPALQIRTVLLSIQALLSAPNPDDPLANDVAEQWKKNESHAIETARTWTRLYASNTEV; encoded by the exons ATGGCCGGTTTGCCTCGTAGGATTATAAAG GAGACGCAGCGGTTGATGGCGGAGCCCGTCCCCGGGATCACAGCTACGCCTGACGAAGGGAACGCGCGCTACTTCCATGTGGTCATCGCGGGGCCTCAGGACTCTCCGTTCGAGGGAGGCACGTTTAAACTTGAACTATTTCTTCCAGAAGAGTATCCCATGGCAGCTCCCAAAGTGCGATTCATGACCAAAATCTATCACCCCAACGTCGACAAACTGGGAAGAATATGTTTAGACATTTTGAAAG ACAAGTGGTCCCCAGCCCTGCAGATACGCACAGTGTTGCTATCCATCCAGGCATTATTAAGTGCTCCTAACCCAGACGATCCCCTGGCAAACGACGTCGCAGAGCAGTGGAAGAAAAACGAAAGCCATGCCATTGAGACAG CCCGAACATGGACCAGGCTCTACGCGAGCAACACTGAAGTATAG